The sequence AGATCTCCCCGTCGATCTCCGGGGCCCAGCGGAGGTCGCGGGCGCTGAGGAGGTATTCGTGCTCGTCGCTTTCACCGTCGATGACGAGGGTGATCTCGCTGCCGACCATCTTCTGCAGGGAAGCGAGTTTCGCCTCTTCGGCAATAGCGCCCAGGATCTCGGCGCGTTCTGCGATCGTATCAGCGTCGACCTTGTCAGTGCGTTCAAAGGCGCTTGTGCCCTCTTCGTCGGAGTAGGCAAAGACGTTGATGCGGTCAAAACCGAAATCACGGGCATAGTCGCACATCGCCCGGAAGCTTTCACCCGTTTCACCCGGGTGGCCGACGATGAAACTGGTACGCACGAAACTCTCCGGCAGCTTGCGCATGTAGTCGAGCAGCATCTGCGTCTGTTCCCGGCCGGCACCGCGTTTCATGATCTTGAGCATACCGTCGTCGATGTGCTGGATCGGCATATCGAAGTAGTTGTGGAAGGTTTTCGACTTCGCGATCGTCTCCAGCAGTTTCATCGATGTCGTCGTCGGATAGAGGTAGAGGATACGTGCACTTCTGACCCCTTCGATCAGCTCGACGCGTTTGATAAGCTGGATGAGCCCGTCTTTGAAGCCCTGGTCGCGGAGGAAGGAGCTGGAGTCCTGGGAGATGAAACTGAAGTCGTAATACCCCTTCTTTACAAGCCCCTCGACCTCGACGGCGATACTCTCCAGTGTCCGGGAGTGGAGCTTGCCTTTGAAGGAGGGGATGGCGCAGAATGAACAGCTCTGGTTGCACCCCTCGGAGAGTTTGACATAGGCGTGGTAGGTAGAGCCGGTGACGACGCGCTCGGCACCGTCGATCAGGTAGACCTCGTCGCTGAAGCGGCTCTGCTTCGCAGCCAGGAGTTCGTCGATCTTGTCATAGTCGCCGACACCGGTGAAGATGTCGACCTCGCTGAGCTCTTTGCTCAGTTCTTCCTTGTAGCGCTCGCTGAGGCAGCCGGCCATGACAAGGACAGAGTCCTCCTTGCGGGAAGCATCGAGGCTCAGGACCGTATTAAGGGACTCCTCCTTGGCTGCGTCGATAAAGCCGCAGGTGTTGACGATGATGACGTCGGCATCTTCGCTCTCCTGGGTCAGTTCGTACGATTGTAGCCGTCCCATCATGACTTCGGTATCCACGAGGTTCTTGGTGCACCCCAACGAGACGATATGCAGTTTTTTTGTACTCATGCTTTGCCTGTTGCAGGGCACAGCGGTTTTCGCTCTACCCTTTATTATAATTACGCAATTATAGCGAAAGGGGACGCGTGGAGTATGATGTAGCCATTCTCGGCGGCGGTGCGGCAGGTCTGATGGCTGCGGCCCGCCTGAACGAACGGGGCGGTCTGTCCGTCTGTGTCGTTGAGGGCAATGCCAAACCGGGTGCCAAGATCCGTATCAGCGGAGGCGGAAAGTGCAACCTCACCAATGTCTCCGTTTCCGAACACAACTACCTCGGCGATGAAGCCCTGGTGCGGAGCGTACTGAAACGGTTTGACGACAGCGCCCTGCTGAAGTGGGTGCGTGCGCGGGGCTGCGAGCCTGTTGTCCGCAAAGCGCGCTACTATTTCTGCCCGCGCAGTGCCCAGGAACTCATCGATATCCTGCTCAAATCCGCCGAAGGGGTCCGCTTCTTCCTTGGACACAAAATCGAGACGGTCCGGCACGATGATGAAGGCTTTATCGTTACGACGGACAAAAGGACGCTCAAGGCACGGAACGTGATCGTCGCCACGGGCGGGGTCAGTTACGCCTCAGTGGGCGCGACAGATATCGGCCTGAAGATTGCCGAAAGTTTTGGGATTGAAACGGTGCCGTTCCGTCCGGCATTGGCGGGGATGACGCTGCAAAAAGAGCAGTTCTGGATGAAGGCCATGACGGGGATCAGTTTTCCGGTGACGATACATGTCGGCGAAAAACGTCTCAGGGAGGATATGCTTTTTGCCCACCGCGGTATCAGCGGTCCGGCCGTCCTGTCCGCGTCGCTTTACTGGGAGAAGGGGATGATCACGATCGATTTCCTTGACGGCCTTTCTGTCGAAGGGGTGTTGAAACGGGGCGGGAACAAAAAAATCGCCACCGCGATTCCGCTGCCGAAACGTTTTGTAACACAGTTCCTTGATGCTCTGGGGGTATCTGACAAGCCCTGCAGTGCAGTGACAGCAGAAGAAAAAGTAATGCTGAAAACATTGAACGCCTATACGTTTGCCCCGGCCGGAACCTTCGGGTTTACGAAAGCGGAGGTGAGCAAAGGGGGTGTTGCCTGCAGCGCACTGCAAGCCTATTCATGCGAGAGCAGGGACGTGCGGGGGCTCTATTTTGTCGGGGAGGTCGTCGACGTCACGGGCGAACTCGGCGGTTATAATTTCCAGTGGGCTT is a genomic window of Sulfurimonas sp. HSL1-2 containing:
- the rimO gene encoding 30S ribosomal protein S12 methylthiotransferase RimO, with protein sequence MSTKKLHIVSLGCTKNLVDTEVMMGRLQSYELTQESEDADVIIVNTCGFIDAAKEESLNTVLSLDASRKEDSVLVMAGCLSERYKEELSKELSEVDIFTGVGDYDKIDELLAAKQSRFSDEVYLIDGAERVVTGSTYHAYVKLSEGCNQSCSFCAIPSFKGKLHSRTLESIAVEVEGLVKKGYYDFSFISQDSSSFLRDQGFKDGLIQLIKRVELIEGVRSARILYLYPTTTSMKLLETIAKSKTFHNYFDMPIQHIDDGMLKIMKRGAGREQTQMLLDYMRKLPESFVRTSFIVGHPGETGESFRAMCDYARDFGFDRINVFAYSDEEGTSAFERTDKVDADTIAERAEILGAIAEEAKLASLQKMVGSEITLVIDGESDEHEYLLSARDLRWAPEIDGEIYVNDNALDEELSFGVPYRAKITELVGETLTATVTGHA
- a CDS encoding aminoacetone oxidase family FAD-binding enzyme translates to MEYDVAILGGGAAGLMAAARLNERGGLSVCVVEGNAKPGAKIRISGGGKCNLTNVSVSEHNYLGDEALVRSVLKRFDDSALLKWVRARGCEPVVRKARYYFCPRSAQELIDILLKSAEGVRFFLGHKIETVRHDDEGFIVTTDKRTLKARNVIVATGGVSYASVGATDIGLKIAESFGIETVPFRPALAGMTLQKEQFWMKAMTGISFPVTIHVGEKRLREDMLFAHRGISGPAVLSASLYWEKGMITIDFLDGLSVEGVLKRGGNKKIATAIPLPKRFVTQFLDALGVSDKPCSAVTAEEKVMLKTLNAYTFAPAGTFGFTKAEVSKGGVACSALQAYSCESRDVRGLYFVGEVVDVTGELGGYNFQWAFASGRCAADHITAV